In Pedobacter sp. SL55, the following proteins share a genomic window:
- a CDS encoding HAD-IB family phosphatase produces the protein MKQQNFYIIDFDSTFTQVEALDELARISLAKHPDREAIYQKIEDYTNLAMEGKLSFSESLAQRVKLLDANEEHLQKLIKHLKKKVSKSFSRNAEFFKKHADEVLIVSGGFKEFITPVVSQYHIKKENIYANTFVTTGDGKIIDYDHANPLSEEGGKVKLMHQLQLQGDLYGIGDGYSDYQLRESGLIKKFYAFTENIARESIVTKADHVTPSFDEFLYVNNLPQSISYPKNRILCLVIGNVPEETIAFLKKDGFSIRHKTEFEEKYVGDVGMMLLADGEKIEEDKLKRAVKLKTIGYLGNAKNKFSLQVCNEMGIVVFDDPKGNPRNSLFIPKRVADFMNKGTTYLSSNFPNLQLPAIAKSHRLIHIHKNVPGIMAQINTIFAKHNINIVGQFLMTNSTIGYAITDINTEYDKQLFKSLKKIEHTIKFRVLY, from the coding sequence ATGAAACAACAGAACTTTTACATCATCGATTTTGATAGCACCTTTACCCAAGTAGAAGCCTTAGACGAGTTAGCTCGAATTTCTTTGGCGAAACATCCAGATCGCGAAGCCATTTATCAGAAGATAGAAGACTATACCAATTTAGCGATGGAGGGCAAACTGTCGTTTTCGGAGAGCTTAGCGCAAAGGGTAAAGTTGTTAGATGCAAATGAAGAGCATCTGCAAAAACTCATCAAACATTTAAAGAAAAAAGTGTCTAAATCTTTTTCACGCAATGCAGAATTTTTTAAAAAACATGCCGATGAAGTTTTAATTGTTTCTGGTGGATTTAAAGAGTTCATTACCCCGGTGGTTAGTCAGTACCACATCAAAAAAGAGAATATTTACGCCAATACTTTTGTAACCACAGGCGATGGAAAAATCATTGATTACGACCATGCCAATCCGTTAAGTGAAGAAGGTGGAAAAGTAAAACTGATGCACCAGTTGCAATTGCAAGGCGATTTATATGGCATTGGAGATGGTTACTCTGATTACCAGTTACGTGAAAGCGGTTTGATTAAAAAATTCTATGCTTTTACCGAGAATATTGCCCGCGAAAGCATCGTAACCAAAGCCGACCACGTTACACCAAGCTTCGACGAATTTTTGTATGTAAATAATTTACCTCAGTCAATCTCTTATCCCAAAAACAGAATTTTGTGTTTGGTAATTGGCAATGTTCCGGAAGAAACCATTGCTTTTCTTAAAAAGGATGGATTTTCTATTCGACATAAAACAGAGTTTGAAGAAAAATATGTTGGCGATGTGGGCATGATGCTTTTAGCTGATGGCGAAAAAATTGAAGAGGATAAATTGAAGCGAGCCGTAAAACTGAAAACGATTGGTTACTTAGGCAACGCAAAAAATAAATTCTCTCTACAAGTTTGTAACGAAATGGGTATTGTGGTTTTCGATGATCCGAAAGGCAATCCTAGAAACTCTTTATTTATACCAAAACGTGTGGCAGATTTCATGAATAAAGGAACTACTTATTTGAGTAGCAACTTCCCTAACTTACAGTTGCCAGCTATAGCTAAATCGCACCGATTGATCCACATCCACAAGAATGTACCCGGCATTATGGCGCAAATCAATACCATTTTTGCCAAGCACAACATCAACATTGTAGGTCAGTTTTTAATGACCAACAGCACCATCGGCTATGCCATTACAGACATCAATACAGAGTATGATAAGCAATTGTTCAAATCGTTAAAAAAGATTGAGCATACAATTAAATTTAGGGTATTGTATTAG
- a CDS encoding branched-chain amino acid aminotransferase: MTETLDIKVTKVEQTRLTVTDFSELPFGKVFTDHMFLCDYEDGVWKNPRVVPYGPIPMSPAISALHYGQAIFEGIKAYRLPDGKISIFRADKNFLRFNKSARRMAMAEVPEEIFMQGMAALINVDEKWVPNQEDYALYIRPVMYATDPYLGVRPSDSYTFAVLTTPTGKYYNKALRVKVETEFTRADDGGVGYAKTAGNYARSLYPFEVARKEGFDQLIWTDAQTHEFIEEAGTANLMFVIDGKLVTPAIRTTVLDGVTRDTIIQLAKADGVEVEERRLSVKEIIEGIENGKLTEAFAAGTAATVTHIGEIGYEGKTYTLTDVASRNISNGIAKKLNDIKYGLAPDTFGWNWVIS; this comes from the coding sequence ATGACCGAAACATTAGACATCAAAGTAACCAAGGTTGAGCAAACTCGCCTTACAGTTACTGATTTTTCAGAGTTACCATTCGGTAAAGTGTTTACCGACCACATGTTTTTGTGTGACTATGAGGATGGTGTATGGAAAAACCCAAGAGTAGTTCCTTATGGCCCAATCCCGATGAGCCCAGCAATTTCTGCGCTGCATTACGGACAAGCTATTTTCGAAGGCATTAAGGCCTACAGGCTACCTGACGGTAAAATCAGCATCTTCAGGGCTGACAAAAACTTCCTGCGTTTTAATAAATCGGCAAGAAGAATGGCAATGGCCGAAGTTCCTGAAGAAATTTTTATGCAAGGTATGGCTGCCCTAATCAACGTTGATGAGAAATGGGTGCCTAACCAAGAAGACTACGCATTATATATAAGACCAGTAATGTACGCTACTGACCCTTATTTAGGCGTTAGACCATCAGACAGTTATACTTTCGCAGTTTTAACTACCCCAACTGGCAAATATTATAACAAAGCTTTAAGAGTAAAAGTAGAAACTGAATTCACAAGAGCTGATGATGGCGGTGTAGGTTATGCTAAAACAGCTGGCAACTATGCTCGTTCGTTATATCCATTTGAAGTAGCTAGAAAAGAAGGTTTCGACCAATTGATTTGGACAGATGCACAAACGCACGAGTTCATCGAAGAAGCTGGAACTGCCAACTTAATGTTCGTAATTGATGGCAAATTAGTTACCCCAGCGATTAGAACTACCGTTTTAGATGGCGTAACTAGAGATACGATCATTCAATTAGCTAAAGCTGATGGTGTTGAAGTAGAAGAAAGAAGATTATCTGTTAAAGAAATCATTGAAGGTATTGAGAATGGCAAGCTAACCGAAGCATTTGCTGCTGGTACTGCTGCTACAGTTACCCACATTGGCGAGATTGGTTACGAAGGTAAAACTTACACGTTGACTGATGTAGCTTCAAGAAATATTTCAAACGGTATCGCTAAGAAGTTAAACGATATTAAATATGGTTTAGCTCCAGATACTTTTGGATGGAACTGGGTAATTTCTTAA
- a CDS encoding tryptophan 2,3-dioxygenase family protein has protein sequence MELTPQIKEKLTLLQEKYEAMGQDMVSYLDGLLYADFLTYWDYIHLDTLLSLQSPKTPFPDEEIFIMYHQITELYFKLSLHECRQIAEHENLTLKFFTERVKRINAYFNALTTSFEVMVNGMEKEQFLKFRMSLLPASGFQSGQYRMIEISATHFTQLVDKSKREELANASIEEKFEHIYWKAGATELASGKQTLTLKQFISKYAAQFLALAKEREHSNFASLYKQLEAKGEDVSGLAEELRKLDLYVNVEWPLSHYKSAVRYLEKDSVDIAATGGTNWQKYLPPRFQKRIFYPFLWTEEQMEEWGKGWVLSVLQTLKNKH, from the coding sequence ATGGAACTCACTCCACAAATCAAAGAAAAATTAACCCTGCTTCAAGAGAAATATGAAGCGATGGGACAAGATATGGTCTCTTACTTAGATGGCCTTTTATACGCAGATTTCCTTACCTATTGGGATTATATACATTTAGACACGCTACTGAGTCTGCAAAGTCCGAAAACACCATTCCCCGACGAGGAAATCTTCATCATGTATCATCAAATTACAGAGCTTTATTTTAAGCTTTCGTTACATGAGTGCAGGCAAATTGCAGAGCATGAAAACCTTACCTTAAAATTCTTTACCGAACGTGTAAAAAGAATCAACGCTTATTTCAATGCTTTAACTACCTCATTCGAAGTAATGGTAAATGGCATGGAAAAGGAACAGTTTTTAAAATTCCGTATGTCGCTGTTGCCTGCAAGTGGTTTCCAAAGCGGGCAATACAGAATGATTGAGATTTCCGCAACTCATTTTACTCAACTGGTTGATAAAAGTAAAAGAGAAGAATTAGCGAATGCTAGCATCGAAGAAAAATTCGAACATATTTATTGGAAGGCTGGCGCTACTGAACTAGCTAGCGGCAAACAAACTTTAACCTTAAAACAGTTCATCAGTAAATACGCAGCACAGTTTTTAGCCTTAGCAAAAGAGCGTGAGCATAGCAACTTTGCATCGCTTTACAAACAATTAGAAGCCAAAGGCGAAGATGTAAGCGGATTGGCAGAAGAATTACGCAAGCTAGATTTATATGTAAATGTAGAGTGGCCTTTATCGCACTACAAGTCTGCGGTGCGTTATTTAGAGAAAGACTCTGTAGACATTGCCGCAACCGGCGGAACCAATTGGCAGAAATACCTGCCTCCGCGTTTTCAAAAAAGAATTTTTTACCCTTTTTTATGGACCGAAGAACAGATGGAAGAGTGGGGAAAAGGATGGGTACTTAGTGTGCTACAGACACTCAAAAACAAACATTAA
- a CDS encoding LptE family protein, protein MKKIFLFLAVVLVAASCSYNFKGASIPPTMKTINVRFFENNAPLVVPTLAQTFTEALKERIRTQSSLSITQNEADATMEGRITAYSITPIAFGDNTQPTAGGNRLSITVQVKYVNNLDTGKVKTSFDESFTAFQDFKLTGNLQSQEQALIREVNMKLTENIFNRAFAQW, encoded by the coding sequence ATGAAGAAAATATTTTTGTTTTTAGCAGTTGTCCTCGTTGCTGCTAGCTGTAGTTATAACTTTAAAGGGGCTTCTATTCCGCCAACAATGAAAACCATTAACGTAAGGTTTTTCGAAAACAATGCGCCTTTGGTAGTGCCTACGTTAGCACAAACTTTTACCGAAGCTTTAAAAGAGCGTATTCGTACACAAAGTAGCCTAAGCATTACACAAAACGAGGCAGACGCTACCATGGAAGGACGAATTACGGCGTATTCAATTACACCAATTGCTTTTGGGGATAATACACAGCCCACCGCAGGAGGTAACAGGCTTAGCATTACCGTTCAGGTAAAGTACGTAAACAACCTAGATACCGGAAAAGTTAAAACCAGTTTCGACGAAAGTTTTACTGCCTTTCAGGATTTTAAGTTAACAGGCAACCTACAAAGCCAAGAACAAGCCCTAATAAGGGAAGTAAATATGAAGCTTACCGAAAACATTTTTAACCGTGCTTTTGCACAATGGTAG
- a CDS encoding NAD-dependent epimerase/dehydratase family protein → MILVTGATGFLGAELVKQLTDQNILVRAIRRSSSKIPALLQNNTLVTWHIADINEPENLADAFEGITKVYHCAATVSFDPKDKAVLLKINIEGTANIVNLCLENNVRLLHVSSIAALGYPKKDELISEKHFWDYDPKAHNYAISKYQGEMEVWRGIAEGLDAIIVNPAVIIGKNAGFSGSGAIFKLVKDGLKFYTDGATGIVDVEDVAKCMILLMESNISEERYTLSAENLHYKDFFAQIAQGFGVKPPSKEAKPWMLGIAWRAAKLVSLITRKPAALTKDAARSSFNLSYYTNQKITDTLNFKFKPVNQSIAEVCNALK, encoded by the coding sequence ATGATACTTGTTACAGGGGCTACAGGTTTTTTAGGGGCAGAATTGGTAAAGCAGCTTACAGACCAAAACATACTGGTTCGTGCCATTAGGCGAAGCAGCTCTAAAATTCCGGCTTTACTACAAAACAACACCTTAGTTACTTGGCATATTGCAGACATTAACGAACCAGAAAATTTGGCTGATGCTTTTGAAGGCATTACCAAAGTTTACCACTGTGCCGCTACTGTATCATTTGATCCGAAAGACAAAGCCGTACTTCTAAAAATCAATATTGAAGGTACTGCCAACATTGTAAATCTTTGCTTAGAGAACAATGTTCGTTTGCTACATGTAAGTTCTATCGCAGCCTTAGGTTATCCTAAAAAAGATGAACTAATATCTGAAAAACATTTTTGGGATTACGACCCAAAAGCACACAACTACGCCATTTCTAAGTATCAAGGCGAAATGGAAGTATGGCGTGGCATTGCCGAGGGATTAGATGCCATAATTGTAAATCCGGCAGTAATTATTGGGAAAAACGCAGGCTTTAGTGGCAGTGGAGCTATTTTTAAATTAGTAAAAGATGGATTAAAATTCTATACCGATGGTGCAACTGGCATTGTAGATGTAGAAGACGTGGCCAAATGCATGATTTTACTGATGGAAAGCAACATTAGCGAAGAACGATATACCTTAAGTGCCGAAAATCTGCATTACAAAGATTTTTTCGCACAAATTGCACAAGGTTTTGGTGTTAAACCACCGAGCAAAGAAGCTAAACCTTGGATGTTGGGCATTGCTTGGCGAGCGGCAAAATTGGTTTCGCTAATTACCAGAAAACCTGCCGCCTTAACTAAAGATGCCGCCCGTAGCAGTTTTAACCTAAGTTATTATACCAACCAAAAAATAACAGACACCCTAAATTTTAAATTTAAACCCGTAAACCAGAGCATCGCTGAAGTTTGCAATGCACTTAAATAA
- a CDS encoding DUF748 domain-containing protein, whose amino-acid sequence MSKHTFYRKRKFWYWFGGILGALILILGIAALILSAKWKPALTTKIKEGVSNASNGLYQINFKDIHLNLLTGTAVLDSISLMPDTNVFNQLKDQKQAPTHLFRIKLAHLKISRVGILKAYFKKKIDLSAIVLDHPSIDMVYHKVPRRTDTVKDERTLYQQISKSLKSIAVGQIKIVDADFDYYNGKRRLNQVKHLSVNVKDVLIDSAAQFDTTRVFHSKNIGFELLGYQSETKDKLYTLKLDTLRGSITGKDLEIRGFKMIPKYPKIEFSRKYDVQKDRYDLDFKKISLSGIDYVGLNNNGELLVKQVNLGPAQVNVFMNRELPPSSLNKSGNFPHMALKRLPIPTIIQQLKIAKVNVAYGEYNPKTKEIGTVKLDGLNGTISNITNDSSRLAKQSHAYADLTTYVMGKAKLNVKIDFNLTSNNGAFNYKGKVNGFDLKALNAISKPLGQIELESGQVTSASFDVSANAAGSKGVVYFYYKDLKIKMLGEDADGKEKKKGLLSFLANTILIKDDNIPGEKGRFANITHERAPQASFFNIMWKSVFKGMREIVGIGIVPMKNGEKPKK is encoded by the coding sequence ATGAGCAAACATACTTTCTATCGCAAGCGTAAATTCTGGTACTGGTTTGGCGGTATTTTAGGTGCCCTTATCTTAATTCTAGGTATCGCTGCTTTAATTTTAAGCGCCAAGTGGAAACCAGCCTTAACTACAAAAATTAAAGAAGGTGTAAGTAATGCTTCTAACGGCTTGTACCAAATCAATTTTAAAGATATTCATCTTAATTTACTAACCGGAACTGCGGTTTTAGATAGTATCAGCTTAATGCCCGATACCAATGTTTTTAATCAGCTAAAGGATCAAAAGCAAGCTCCAACGCATTTGTTCCGTATCAAATTGGCGCATTTAAAAATATCAAGAGTAGGGATTTTAAAGGCGTATTTTAAAAAGAAAATAGATTTAAGTGCAATTGTTTTAGATCATCCATCAATTGACATGGTTTATCACAAAGTACCGAGGCGAACTGATACCGTAAAGGATGAAAGAACCTTGTATCAACAAATTTCTAAATCATTAAAATCAATTGCCGTTGGGCAAATCAAAATAGTAGATGCTGATTTTGATTATTACAATGGCAAACGCAGGCTCAATCAGGTTAAGCACCTTTCGGTTAACGTAAAAGATGTTTTGATTGATTCTGCCGCTCAGTTTGATACCACTAGGGTTTTTCATAGTAAAAACATTGGTTTCGAACTTTTAGGGTACCAGTCAGAAACTAAAGATAAACTGTACACCTTAAAGCTAGATACTTTAAGAGGGTCGATTACGGGTAAGGATTTAGAAATTCGAGGTTTTAAGATGATTCCTAAATACCCAAAAATAGAGTTCAGTAGAAAATACGATGTGCAGAAAGACCGATACGATTTAGATTTTAAGAAAATTAGTTTATCTGGGATAGATTATGTAGGCTTAAATAACAATGGCGAACTTTTGGTTAAACAGGTTAATCTTGGTCCAGCCCAGGTAAATGTGTTTATGAATAGGGAATTACCACCGTCGAGCCTCAATAAATCTGGAAACTTTCCGCACATGGCGCTGAAACGTTTGCCCATTCCAACCATTATACAGCAGTTAAAAATTGCAAAAGTAAACGTGGCTTATGGCGAGTACAACCCTAAAACCAAAGAAATTGGAACAGTTAAATTAGATGGCCTAAACGGTACGATTAGTAATATAACTAATGACAGCAGCCGACTTGCAAAGCAAAGCCATGCTTATGCAGATTTAACTACTTACGTAATGGGCAAAGCTAAATTGAACGTTAAGATAGACTTTAACTTAACTTCAAATAATGGTGCGTTTAATTATAAAGGAAAAGTTAACGGCTTTGATTTGAAAGCGCTTAATGCGATTTCGAAACCTTTAGGGCAAATTGAATTGGAAAGCGGGCAGGTTACCTCGGCAAGTTTTGATGTTTCTGCTAATGCCGCTGGCTCTAAAGGTGTAGTGTATTTTTACTACAAAGATTTAAAAATTAAAATGCTTGGCGAAGATGCCGACGGAAAAGAGAAGAAAAAAGGTCTGTTATCTTTTTTGGCAAATACTATTTTAATTAAGGACGATAATATTCCAGGCGAAAAGGGAAGGTTTGCCAACATTACCCACGAACGTGCTCCGCAGGCTTCTTTCTTTAACATCATGTGGAAATCTGTTTTTAAAGGGATGAGAGAAATTGTAGGTATTGGCATTGTGCCGATGAAGAACGGAGAAAAGCCGAAGAAGTAG
- a CDS encoding sigma-54 interaction domain-containing protein: MDTQSIKQRFGIIGNSPLLNRAIDTASQVAPTDMSVLITGESGSGKEVFSHIIHQLSARKHGAFIAVNCGAIPEGTIDSELFGHEKGSFTGAHEARKGYFEVANGGTIFLDEVAELPLGTQARLLRILESGEYLRVGSSKVQKTDVRIIAATNVDVYDSVKKGKFREDLYYRLNTVPLRIPPLRERKDDVYLLFRKFVSDFSNKYRSPGIQLENDAVQMLSNYSWPGNVRQLKNIAEQVCVLEKERNVTAQALLNYIPNEQNSNLPMAVNTSSKEDFSERDILYKVLFDMKKDMVELKKLVAEIIQNGGGNMAHVIADNPQFINQLYQDVDLNNHSSEPTLTIKHPSQNTPNDFNYAHDAEEVEESLSLIDKESDLIKKALKKHKGKRKFAAQELGISERTLYRKIKELNL, from the coding sequence ATGGATACACAAAGTATAAAACAACGCTTCGGCATTATTGGCAATTCGCCTTTATTGAACCGAGCGATAGACACGGCTAGTCAGGTGGCGCCTACTGATATGTCGGTTTTAATTACTGGAGAAAGTGGTAGTGGTAAAGAAGTTTTTTCGCACATTATCCACCAATTAAGTGCTCGTAAACACGGCGCTTTTATTGCCGTAAACTGTGGTGCTATTCCAGAAGGAACTATAGATTCTGAGTTATTTGGTCACGAGAAAGGATCTTTTACTGGTGCTCATGAAGCTCGTAAAGGCTATTTTGAGGTAGCTAACGGAGGTACTATTTTCTTAGATGAAGTTGCCGAACTTCCTTTGGGAACCCAAGCTCGTCTGCTACGTATTTTAGAAAGTGGCGAGTACCTGCGTGTAGGTTCTTCGAAAGTTCAAAAAACAGATGTAAGGATTATTGCTGCAACCAATGTTGATGTTTACGACAGCGTAAAAAAAGGTAAATTCCGTGAAGATTTATACTATCGTTTAAACACCGTTCCATTGCGTATTCCGCCTTTAAGGGAGCGCAAAGATGATGTGTATTTGTTGTTTAGAAAGTTTGTTTCTGATTTCAGCAACAAGTACCGATCGCCAGGCATACAGTTAGAAAATGATGCCGTTCAAATGCTGAGCAATTACAGTTGGCCGGGCAATGTGCGTCAGTTAAAAAATATTGCCGAGCAGGTTTGCGTGCTAGAAAAAGAACGTAATGTTACCGCCCAAGCTTTGTTAAACTATATCCCCAACGAACAGAACAGCAACTTGCCAATGGCAGTAAATACTTCTAGTAAAGAAGATTTTTCTGAAAGAGATATCCTTTACAAAGTATTGTTCGACATGAAAAAGGACATGGTAGAACTGAAAAAGTTAGTAGCAGAGATTATTCAAAATGGCGGTGGCAATATGGCGCATGTAATAGCCGATAATCCGCAGTTCATCAATCAGCTTTATCAAGATGTTGATTTGAACAATCATTCCTCAGAACCTACGTTAACAATCAAACATCCTTCGCAAAACACGCCTAACGATTTCAACTATGCCCACGATGCCGAAGAAGTTGAAGAATCTTTATCATTGATAGATAAAGAATCTGATTTGATTAAAAAAGCATTGAAAAAACATAAAGGCAAACGTAAATTTGCAGCGCAAGAGCTAGGTATATCTGAACGTACACTCTACAGGAAAATAAAGGAATTAAATCTGTAA
- the secG gene encoding preprotein translocase subunit SecG produces the protein MATTLLIVLLVIACIALALFILIQNPKGGGLATGGASSNMFGVQRTGDVLEKGTWVLLALIVVFSLAITAMSKSSSATGATGSKIDELINKTAAPSPIGSGLPTKSTAPAATPAKADTTKK, from the coding sequence ATGGCTACTACCCTACTTATTGTTTTATTGGTAATTGCATGTATTGCCTTAGCTCTATTCATTTTAATCCAAAACCCTAAGGGTGGTGGTTTAGCTACTGGCGGCGCTAGCAGCAACATGTTTGGCGTACAACGCACTGGCGATGTTTTAGAAAAAGGAACTTGGGTTTTATTGGCCTTAATCGTAGTGTTTTCATTAGCAATTACGGCAATGAGCAAATCTAGTTCTGCTACAGGTGCAACAGGTTCTAAAATCGATGAGTTGATCAACAAAACAGCTGCTCCTTCTCCAATTGGAAGTGGCTTGCCTACAAAATCTACAGCTCCTGCTGCTACACCAGCAAAAGCTGATACCACAAAGAAATAA
- a CDS encoding MiaB/RimO family radical SAM methylthiotransferase, with translation MIDFKLQDKTHDETRQGEALVLDKKGDGKKLYIESYGCQMNFADSEIVASILSETGFETTSDYQNADVIFINTCSIRENAEQRVRNKLSQFRVEKRRNPKLVVGVLGCMAERLKAKFLEEEKLVDVVVGPDAYRDLPKLINQVEDGHKAVNVILSREETYADVSPVRLNTNGITAFVTIMRGCDNMCSFCVVPFTRGRERSRDPFSIIKEAKELFENGYREVTLLGQNVDSYLWSPEKAPKKVTADAADDMNTLTGDALLEALSNKTDLPSALIKEHAEGSVNFAQLLAMVAEIHPDLRVRFSTSHPKDITDEVLYTIAKYDNICNYIHLPVQSGNSRILALMNRTYTREWYMNRIDAIRRIIPGCAISSDIIAGFCTETEEEHQDTLSIMDYAKYNFAYTFSYSERPGTLAARKYKDDVPEEVKARRLAEIFKKQQEDSLACLEEFVGKTVKVLIEGFSKKSDKEYRGRNDENAMVVFPVTDSVKPGEYANVYIERCTSATLIGKVVG, from the coding sequence ATGATTGATTTTAAGCTTCAAGATAAAACACACGACGAAACCCGCCAAGGAGAAGCACTGGTGTTAGATAAAAAAGGCGATGGCAAAAAACTTTACATAGAAAGTTATGGTTGCCAAATGAACTTTGCAGATAGCGAAATTGTTGCCTCTATTCTTTCTGAAACTGGTTTTGAAACCACTAGCGATTACCAAAATGCTGATGTAATTTTCATTAACACTTGTTCTATCAGAGAAAATGCAGAACAACGTGTGCGCAATAAGTTATCACAATTTCGGGTGGAGAAACGTAGAAACCCGAAATTGGTAGTGGGCGTATTAGGTTGTATGGCCGAGCGCTTGAAAGCAAAATTTTTAGAAGAGGAAAAATTGGTAGATGTGGTGGTTGGCCCAGATGCTTACCGTGATTTACCGAAGTTGATTAACCAAGTTGAGGATGGCCACAAAGCGGTTAACGTAATTTTATCTCGTGAAGAAACCTATGCAGATGTTAGTCCGGTGCGTTTAAACACCAACGGCATTACCGCTTTTGTAACCATTATGCGTGGTTGCGATAACATGTGTTCGTTCTGCGTGGTTCCATTTACCAGAGGAAGAGAACGCAGCAGAGACCCGTTTTCTATCATTAAAGAAGCAAAAGAGCTGTTTGAAAATGGTTATCGTGAAGTTACCCTTTTGGGGCAGAATGTGGATTCTTACTTGTGGAGTCCAGAAAAAGCACCAAAAAAAGTTACTGCCGATGCTGCCGATGACATGAACACCTTAACTGGCGACGCTCTGTTAGAGGCATTAAGCAATAAAACTGATTTACCTTCTGCTTTAATCAAAGAACATGCTGAAGGTTCGGTAAACTTTGCACAATTGTTAGCAATGGTGGCAGAAATTCATCCAGATTTAAGGGTTCGTTTCTCTACTTCACACCCTAAAGACATTACCGACGAGGTGCTTTACACCATTGCAAAATACGATAACATTTGCAACTACATACACTTACCTGTTCAGTCGGGCAACAGCAGAATTTTGGCCTTAATGAACAGAACTTACACCAGAGAATGGTACATGAATAGAATTGATGCAATTCGTCGTATTATTCCGGGTTGTGCAATTTCGTCTGATATTATTGCTGGTTTTTGCACAGAAACGGAAGAAGAACATCAAGATACCTTGAGTATTATGGACTATGCTAAATACAATTTTGCCTACACCTTTTCTTACTCTGAAAGACCGGGAACGCTAGCCGCACGTAAGTACAAAGACGATGTACCAGAAGAGGTAAAAGCTCGCCGATTGGCAGAAATTTTCAAAAAGCAACAAGAAGACTCTTTGGCTTGTTTAGAAGAGTTTGTGGGTAAAACAGTTAAAGTTTTGATAGAAGGTTTCTCGAAAAAATCTGACAAAGAATACAGAGGTCGTAATGATGAAAATGCCATGGTAGTTTTCCCTGTTACCGATTCGGTAAAACCAGGAGAATACGCAAACGTTTATATTGAGCGTTGTACATCGGCTACGCTGATAGGTAAAGTGGTTGGTTAG